One segment of Candidatus Niyogibacteria bacterium CG10_big_fil_rev_8_21_14_0_10_46_36 DNA contains the following:
- a CDS encoding D-glycero-beta-D-manno-heptose 1-phosphate adenylyltransferase, whose product MKEKKIVSAPRMKAIALLLRKKKKTLVAVSGAFDILHYGHVRFLQTAKKQGDSLLVFLNSDSSVRAYKGKGRPINKARDRAEMLEALSVVDYIVIFSEKDPRKILSLIRPHIFYQGSDWGKNCIERETVESYGGEIRVFPRIKKISTTALLKHTKHL is encoded by the coding sequence ATGAAGGAGAAAAAAATAGTATCTGCTCCCCGGATGAAAGCGATTGCTTTGCTTTTGCGGAAAAAGAAAAAGACACTCGTCGCAGTAAGCGGTGCATTTGATATACTGCATTATGGTCATGTGCGATTTTTGCAGACGGCAAAAAAACAGGGAGATAGCCTTCTTGTATTTTTGAATAGCGATTCATCGGTGCGGGCGTACAAAGGCAAGGGCAGGCCAATCAACAAAGCGCGTGACCGCGCAGAGATGCTTGAGGCGCTTTCTGTTGTTGATTACATCGTTATATTTTCTGAGAAAGATCCGCGCAAGATACTTTCGCTTATTCGCCCGCATATATTTTATCAGGGGTCAGATTGGGGAAAGAATTGTATTGAACGCGAAACTGTTGAATCGTACGGAGGGGAAATACGAGTATTCCCGCGTATCAAAAAAATATCAACTACGGCACTGCTCAAACATACAAAGCATTTATGA
- the rplT gene encoding 50S ribosomal protein L20, producing MARVKRGTTSIKRRRRVLRKAKGFRWGGSTKEKEAKVRLLHAGAHAFHDRRKKKRVNRKLWNIKINAASRSGGELSYSRFIDALKKKNIDINRKMLAEIAEHHPDAFQKILEEAKK from the coding sequence ATGGCACGAGTAAAACGAGGGACAACTTCAATAAAGCGAAGACGAAGAGTATTGCGGAAGGCAAAAGGATTCCGTTGGGGAGGCAGTACCAAAGAAAAAGAAGCAAAGGTGCGCTTGCTTCATGCGGGCGCGCATGCATTTCATGACCGCAGGAAAAAGAAGCGTGTAAATCGTAAGCTTTGGAATATAAAAATAAATGCTGCAAGCCGCAGCGGAGGAGAACTCTCTTATTCACGGTTTATCGACGCGCTTAAAAAGAAAAACATTGATATCAACCGGAAGATGCTTGCAGAGATAGCAGAACATCATCCGGACGCATTCCAAAAAATTCTTGAAGAAGCAAAAAAATAA
- the rfaE1 gene encoding D-glycero-beta-D-manno-heptose-7-phosphate kinase, giving the protein MNKAQKEKLHTIIDGFAGKSVGVVGDIMLDHYIHGDATRMSQEAPAPILRAERESFVLGGAANTAANLRAFGAGVMLIGPLGRDEEARAVKALCKKEGIACDACIESKARSTTTKTRLIAKGQQIARIDRESVTPLSPSEEKQILRAIEKHIPEWHVLVISDYAKGGMTQSLAKECVRLARRYNMPIIVDTKPQHFYFFRNATAYTPNIHEAEAVFGSALANEKDIRDAGRFLQKKTKANILITRGADGMTLFQANRTYHIPSSAREVYDVTGAGDTVIAAFALALAGGASFSHSATIANTAAGVVVGKQGTATVSQAEVKSALL; this is encoded by the coding sequence ATGAACAAGGCACAAAAAGAAAAATTGCATACCATTATAGACGGCTTTGCGGGGAAGTCGGTTGGCGTTGTGGGCGACATTATGCTTGACCATTATATCCATGGGGATGCAACGCGCATGTCTCAAGAAGCCCCCGCGCCCATACTTCGTGCCGAACGGGAGTCGTTTGTTTTAGGGGGAGCCGCGAATACTGCGGCAAATCTAAGAGCATTCGGCGCTGGAGTTATGCTTATCGGGCCGCTTGGGAGAGACGAAGAAGCGCGGGCAGTAAAAGCATTATGCAAAAAGGAAGGCATTGCTTGTGATGCTTGCATTGAGAGCAAGGCGCGGTCTACCACAACTAAAACGCGTCTTATTGCGAAGGGGCAGCAGATAGCCCGGATTGACCGCGAATCGGTAACACCACTTTCTCCATCAGAGGAGAAACAGATACTCCGTGCGATAGAAAAGCATATCCCCGAATGGCATGTTCTTGTCATCTCGGACTATGCGAAAGGAGGCATGACGCAATCGCTCGCGAAAGAGTGCGTTCGTCTCGCGCGCCGGTACAACATGCCGATTATCGTAGACACAAAGCCTCAGCACTTTTATTTTTTCAGAAATGCAACGGCGTATACCCCGAATATCCACGAAGCCGAAGCCGTATTCGGAAGCGCGCTCGCAAATGAAAAAGACATTCGTGATGCCGGCCGGTTTCTGCAAAAAAAGACAAAAGCAAATATTCTTATCACACGGGGGGCTGATGGGATGACATTATTCCAGGCGAATAGAACATATCACATCCCTTCAAGCGCACGGGAGGTCTATGATGTAACGGGTGCCGGAGACACGGTGATTGCGGCGTTTGCGCTTGCGCTTGCGGGAGGCGCTTCGTTCTCGCATTCGGCGACCATCGCAAATACTGCGGCAGGCGTTGTTGTCGGCAAGCAAGGGACGGCAACCGTATCGCAAGCCGAAGTTAAAAGCGCACTACTATAA
- a CDS encoding phosphoheptose isomerase, with protein sequence MNKERILQAAQETAELLAHETLADDLVRTYNTLMHSLKNGGTIFVCGNGGSAEQAGHFAGELVGRFKKERKGIRAVALGMAVATLTAWSNDYDYEGAFSRELETLGRSGDVLVGLSTSGNSKNVIHAVAKAKDIGMQTVGFLGKGGALASMVDVAVRIPAEETARVQEAHLFIIHMLSEAIEDALSV encoded by the coding sequence ATGAATAAAGAACGTATACTCCAAGCAGCACAAGAAACAGCAGAATTGTTGGCACATGAGACGCTCGCAGACGATTTGGTGCGAACATATAATACGCTTATGCACTCGCTCAAAAATGGAGGGACCATCTTTGTGTGCGGGAATGGCGGGAGCGCAGAACAAGCCGGGCACTTTGCAGGAGAGCTTGTGGGGCGGTTTAAAAAAGAACGCAAGGGAATACGCGCTGTTGCGCTCGGAATGGCAGTTGCAACGCTTACCGCCTGGTCAAATGATTACGATTATGAGGGTGCGTTTTCCCGAGAACTTGAAACATTGGGGAGATCGGGCGATGTGCTTGTCGGGCTGAGCACGAGCGGGAATTCAAAGAATGTTATACACGCCGTAGCCAAAGCAAAAGACATAGGCATGCAGACAGTCGGATTTTTAGGAAAAGGAGGGGCGCTTGCGTCTATGGTTGATGTTGCGGTCCGCATCCCCGCAGAAGAGACTGCCCGTGTTCAGGAGGCTCATCTCTTTATTATTCATATGTTGTCTGAAGCGATTGAAGATGCATTGTCTGTATGA
- a CDS encoding 50S ribosomal protein L35, with the protein MVMASLKTNKSFSKRLRVTRRGKVLRRKPGQDHFLAKESRRKQLARKGWENFPISKKDLSQRIPY; encoded by the coding sequence ATGGTTATGGCTTCACTAAAAACGAACAAATCATTTTCAAAGCGCCTTAGGGTAACACGCAGAGGCAAAGTATTGCGCCGCAAGCCGGGGCAGGATCACTTTTTGGCGAAAGAATCACGCAGGAAGCAGCTTGCTCGGAAAGGGTGGGAGAATTTTCCTATTTCAAAAAAAGATCTTAGTCAGCGGATACCGTATTAA